In the genome of Enterobacteriaceae endosymbiont of Donacia marginata, one region contains:
- the tyrA gene encoding bifunctional chorismate mutase/prephenate dehydrogenase, with the protein MLNKLNLLRNEIDILDLKLLNIISERLKLVKQIGLIKNKHGLPLYVPERERYIINLKKKEAKKKGMSPNFIEDIFYRIINESYSYEKIKIFKKIKPNFSKILIISHHKKISILFKKMLTITEYNVNYIEEKKINIDNITSLFENIGMIILDISKFFFKKLIKKLCLLPKNCILVDLSPIKEIFMTKILKIYKGPVLGLYYLFNYQENYLFKETIIYCYGRKEKYYSWFLKQIETWGLQIKHMNIIEHDKYIFFIESLKYFFTLIYGIFLKKTKISLNEVCILSKPIYYLNSLILKNFFSTNPKLYFYLIENSQNNTKKVKKYLDYINNLVILIDKDKKMKIIDIFNKIKKLLITNIEILR; encoded by the coding sequence ATGTTAAATAAACTAAATTTATTACGTAATGAAATTGATATTTTAGATTTAAAGTTATTAAATATAATATCAGAAAGATTAAAATTAGTAAAACAAATAGGATTAATAAAAAATAAACATGGTTTACCACTTTATGTTCCAGAAAGAGAAAGATATATAATTAATTTAAAAAAAAAAGAAGCAAAAAAAAAAGGAATGTCTCCTAATTTTATTGAAGATATATTTTATCGTATTATTAATGAATCATATTCATATGAAAAAATAAAAATATTTAAAAAAATAAAACCTAATTTCTCAAAAATATTAATTATTAGTCATCATAAAAAAATAAGTATTTTATTTAAAAAAATGTTAACTATAACTGAATATAATGTTAATTATATAGAAGAAAAAAAAATTAATATTGATAATATTACTTCTTTATTTGAAAATATAGGTATGATTATTTTAGATATATCAAAATTTTTTTTTAAAAAATTAATTAAAAAATTATGTCTTTTACCTAAAAATTGTATTTTAGTTGATTTATCCCCTATAAAAGAAATATTTATGACAAAAATATTAAAAATATATAAAGGTCCTGTTTTAGGCTTATATTATTTATTTAATTATCAAGAAAATTATCTATTTAAGGAAACAATAATATATTGTTATGGACGTAAAGAGAAGTACTATTCTTGGTTTTTAAAACAAATAGAAACTTGGGGATTACAAATTAAACATATGAATATAATAGAACATGATAAATATATTTTTTTTATAGAATCATTAAAATATTTTTTTACATTAATATATGGTATTTTTTTAAAAAAAACAAAAATATCATTAAATGAAGTTTGTATTTTATCAAAACCTATATATTATTTAAATTCGTTAATTTTAAAAAATTTTTTTTCAACAAATCCAAAATTATATTTTTATTTAATTGAAAATTCTCAAAATAATACTAAAAAAGTTAAAAAATATTTAGATTATATTAATAATTTAGTTATTTTAATTGATAAAGATAAAAAAATGAAAATAATTGATATTTTTAATAAAATTAAAAAATTATTAATAACAAATATAGAAATTTTAAGATAA
- the parC gene encoding DNA topoisomerase IV subunit A translates to MNKAIQKNLIESIQLDKFAEHAYLNYSIYVISDRALPHIGDGLKPVQRRIIYAMAQLGLKSICKFKKSARTIGDVIGKYHPHGDVACYEAMVLMAQSFSYRYPLIEGQGNWGSQDDPKSFAAMRYTEARLSKYSDILLGEVEKGTVRFIPNFDGTLFEPKILPACLPNIILNGSTGIAVGMSTDIPPHNIKEISNAIIKLIDYPKIKLNEILNIIQGPDFPTGSEIITPKDEIYKIYEKGKGSIKLRASWQIKDNKVIITSLPYQISGIRIIEQITTQIRNKKLPMIDEIRDESDYENPTRIVIVIRSNFNYLKIEQIMYHLFFLTDLEKSYRINLNMIGLNNKPAVKNLIEILSEWIIFRRKIVQKRLNFNLKKIHRRLHIITGLLIVYSNLEEFIKIIRLNPNPDFIFKKKFNLTDIQIETLLNFKLRSLSFIEKKKLIDEKKKLEIEYKNIEKILFSKENMNLLLKKEILLAANNYGNTRRSILKKRKEAKLLNESELILNEPITIILSKMGWIRCAKGHTIDPLNLNYKSGDSFLLSVKGKKNQTIVVLDSKGRSYSIDPFSLPAARSSGEPLNGKINISQGSIIKSLLMEPNNKEIILSANSGYGFICKFHDLIACNRNGKLSIILSENAEILPPLVIQNENNKILVISYLNKFLLFSISEIPRLSRGRGNRLIFIKNKDFIQKKDKLKWIFLINKNSVIYIKTKSEIFKLDYKKLKIFLSVKGEKGFFYKNFKNIKDIIIK, encoded by the coding sequence ATGAATAAAGCAATACAAAAAAATTTAATAGAATCTATACAATTAGATAAATTTGCAGAACATGCTTATTTAAATTATTCTATTTATGTAATTTCTGATAGAGCATTACCTCATATCGGGGACGGATTAAAACCAGTACAAAGAAGAATTATATATGCTATGGCTCAATTAGGATTAAAATCTATATGTAAATTTAAAAAATCAGCTAGAACAATTGGTGATGTTATTGGAAAATATCATCCTCATGGAGATGTAGCATGTTATGAAGCAATGGTTTTAATGGCACAATCGTTTTCTTATAGATATCCTTTAATAGAAGGACAAGGTAATTGGGGTTCTCAAGATGATCCTAAATCATTTGCAGCAATGAGATATACAGAAGCTCGTTTATCAAAATATTCTGATATATTATTAGGCGAAGTAGAAAAAGGTACTGTAAGATTTATCCCTAATTTTGATGGAACATTATTTGAACCTAAAATATTACCTGCATGTTTACCTAATATTATTTTAAATGGATCAACAGGAATAGCAGTGGGTATGTCAACAGATATTCCTCCTCATAATATTAAAGAAATATCTAATGCTATAATTAAATTAATTGACTATCCTAAAATAAAATTAAATGAAATTTTAAATATAATTCAAGGTCCAGATTTCCCTACCGGAAGTGAAATTATAACACCTAAAGATGAAATTTATAAAATATATGAAAAAGGTAAAGGTTCTATTAAATTAAGAGCATCATGGCAGATAAAAGATAATAAAGTTATTATTACATCATTACCTTATCAAATTTCTGGAATACGTATTATTGAACAAATTACTACACAAATAAGAAATAAAAAATTACCAATGATTGATGAAATTAGAGATGAATCTGATTATGAAAATCCTACTAGGATAGTTATTGTTATTCGTAGTAATTTTAATTATTTAAAAATAGAACAAATTATGTACCATTTATTTTTTCTTACTGATTTAGAAAAAAGTTATCGTATTAATTTAAATATGATAGGTTTAAATAACAAACCTGCTGTAAAAAATTTAATAGAAATATTGTCAGAATGGATTATCTTTAGACGGAAAATAGTACAAAAACGTTTAAATTTTAATTTAAAAAAAATACATAGAAGATTACACATAATTACAGGATTATTAATTGTTTATTCTAATTTAGAAGAATTTATAAAAATTATTCGTTTAAATCCAAATCCTGATTTTATTTTTAAAAAAAAATTTAATCTTACTGATATACAAATAGAAACATTATTAAACTTTAAATTACGTTCTCTTTCATTTATAGAAAAAAAAAAATTAATAGATGAAAAAAAAAAATTAGAAATAGAATATAAAAATATTGAAAAAATATTATTTTCAAAAGAAAATATGAATTTATTGTTAAAAAAAGAAATATTATTAGCTGCAAATAATTATGGTAATACACGTCGTTCAATACTTAAAAAAAGAAAAGAAGCAAAATTATTAAATGAATCTGAATTAATTTTAAATGAACCAATTACTATTATTTTATCTAAAATGGGCTGGATTAGGTGCGCAAAAGGTCATACTATAGATCCTTTAAATTTAAATTATAAATCAGGAGATTCTTTTTTATTATCAGTCAAAGGAAAAAAAAATCAAACTATAGTAGTTTTAGATTCTAAAGGACGTAGTTATAGTATTGATCCATTTTCTTTACCTGCTGCACGTAGTAGTGGGGAGCCATTAAATGGGAAAATAAATATTTCACAAGGATCTATAATCAAAAGTTTATTAATGGAACCTAATAATAAAGAAATTATACTTTCTGCTAATTCTGGTTATGGTTTTATATGTAAATTTCATGACTTAATAGCATGTAATAGAAATGGTAAATTATCTATTATTTTATCAGAAAATGCAGAAATACTACCTCCATTAGTGATCCAAAATGAAAATAATAAGATATTAGTGATTTCTTATTTAAATAAATTTTTATTATTTTCTATTAGTGAAATCCCTAGATTATCTCGTGGAAGAGGGAATAGATTAATTTTTATTAAAAATAAAGATTTTATTCAAAAAAAAGATAAATTAAAATGGATTTTTCTTATAAATAAGAATTCTGTAATTTATATAAAAACAAAAAGTGAAATATTTAAACTAGATTATAAAAAATTAAAAATTTTTCTTTCAGTTAAGGGAGAAAAAGGATTTTTTTATAAAAATTTTAAAAATATTAAAGATATTATTATAAAATAA
- the bamD gene encoding outer membrane protein assembly factor BamD, which produces MKIFIKNKFFFINILICILLVFTTNCEYHSILKKKNLNISLKHGYLEAIKTLTHKEYDKALIKFSNLYVNYPYNMYTEKILVYLIYLNYLHKDFLNVLELSEEFMESYNISAFISYVFYVRILSEISLDSNNLIQNFFKINRNDCNPFYTQLAIHDTKIFIKNFPKNIYTNILKKKLIHMEKRIQFFDLNIINFFFKKKNYIATINRCLIFLKKYSSSKNIYFVRKILKDSYNKMLLKK; this is translated from the coding sequence ATGAAAATTTTTATAAAAAACAAATTTTTTTTTATTAATATTTTAATATGTATATTGTTAGTATTTACAACTAATTGTGAATATCATTCAATCTTAAAAAAAAAAAATTTAAATATTTCATTAAAACATGGCTATTTAGAAGCTATAAAAACTTTAACTCATAAAGAGTATGATAAAGCTTTAATTAAATTTAGTAATTTATATGTTAATTACCCATATAATATGTATACTGAAAAAATTTTAGTATATTTAATTTATTTAAATTATCTTCATAAAGATTTTTTAAATGTTTTAGAATTATCCGAAGAATTTATGGAATCATATAATATATCTGCGTTTATTAGTTATGTTTTTTATGTAAGAATTCTATCGGAAATATCTTTAGATTCTAATAATTTAATCCAAAATTTTTTTAAAATAAATAGAAATGATTGTAATCCTTTTTATACTCAATTAGCTATTCATGATACAAAAATATTTATTAAAAATTTCCCTAAAAATATATATACTAATATTTTAAAAAAAAAATTAATTCATATGGAAAAAAGAATACAATTTTTCGATTTAAATATTATAAATTTTTTTTTTAAAAAAAAAAATTATATAGCTACTATCAATAGATGTTTAATTTTTTTAAAAAAATATTCTTCTAGTAAGAATATATATTTTGTTAGAAAAATTTTAAAAGATTCATATAATAAAATGTTATTAAAAAAATAA
- a CDS encoding 3-deoxy-7-phosphoheptulonate synthase, with translation MQNIYFKNKRYLITPNELRKKLPLSQEKKEQILNSRKIISNIISGKDHRLLIICGPCSIHNIDEAIEYSKFLKQMFSKINNNIYLVMRVYFEKPRTILGWKGLINDPYMDHSFNINKGIYLARKLLIKLVQNNIPLATEILDPNTLGYLDDLLSWIAIGARTVESQIHREIASLVKIPVGFKNNINGNIFSAINAIQASAIEHHFISLDNNGKICIIDTKGNKNCHLILRGGQKPNYDKSNILECEKALLKVNLKPKIMIDCSHGNSNKDFKKQILVIQSIISQIKEGNNSIIGIMLESYIKEGNQILNIQNYKKLKYGISITDGCINLQTTKNILYKINTELDLILKQRLL, from the coding sequence ATGCAAAACATTTATTTTAAAAATAAAAGATATTTAATAACTCCTAACGAATTAAGAAAAAAATTACCGTTATCTCAAGAAAAAAAAGAACAAATATTAAATTCACGTAAAATTATATCAAATATTATTTCAGGTAAAGATCATAGATTATTAATTATTTGTGGGCCTTGTTCTATTCATAATATTGATGAAGCAATAGAATATAGTAAATTTTTAAAACAAATGTTTTCTAAAATTAATAATAATATATATCTTGTAATGAGAGTCTATTTTGAAAAACCTAGAACTATTTTAGGATGGAAAGGATTAATTAATGATCCATATATGGATCATTCCTTTAATATAAACAAGGGGATATATTTAGCAAGAAAATTATTAATTAAATTAGTTCAGAATAATATCCCATTAGCAACAGAAATATTAGATCCTAATACATTAGGATATCTTGATGATCTTTTAAGTTGGATAGCTATTGGAGCACGTACTGTAGAATCACAAATACATAGAGAAATAGCTTCATTAGTTAAAATACCTGTAGGGTTTAAAAATAATATCAATGGTAATATTTTTTCTGCTATAAATGCAATTCAAGCCTCTGCTATAGAGCATCATTTTATTAGTTTAGATAATAATGGTAAAATTTGTATTATTGATACTAAAGGAAATAAAAATTGTCATCTGATTTTAAGAGGAGGACAAAAACCTAATTATGATAAATCTAATATATTAGAATGTGAAAAAGCTTTATTAAAAGTAAATTTAAAACCTAAAATTATGATAGATTGTAGTCATGGAAATTCTAATAAAGATTTTAAAAAACAAATTTTAGTTATACAGTCAATAATTTCACAAATTAAAGAAGGAAATAATTCTATTATAGGTATAATGCTTGAAAGTTATATTAAAGAAGGAAATCAAATTTTAAATATTCAAAATTATAAAAAATTAAAATATGGAATATCAATTACAGATGGATGTATAAATTTACAAACAACAAAAAATATTTTATATAAAATTAATACTGAATTAGATTTAATTCTTAAACAACGCTTATTATAA
- a CDS encoding RluA family pseudouridine synthase translates to MWKAQNLNLNIIYNDKYILVINKITNLVVHPGNKNENNTIFNSLLFYYPYLRDVPRAGIIHRLDKNTTGLMIIAKNMNSYMFLKKELKKHNIIREYEAIVNGIIKKNGIINYPIKRIYKKNHVYMKIHSLGKKAITKYFIKNIFRNHTYLRIRLKTGRTHQIRVHLSYIQNSIVGDPVYKQFKNNYIINKFYKNKINKIIQRQALHACYLKFKHPFYNIDIKLYSKLPNDINNLINFLKKDKI, encoded by the coding sequence ATATGGAAAGCACAAAATTTAAACTTAAATATAATTTATAATGATAAATATATTTTAGTTATAAATAAAATAACTAATTTAGTTGTTCATCCTGGTAATAAAAATGAAAATAATACTATTTTTAATTCTTTATTATTTTATTATCCATATCTACGAGATGTACCTAGAGCAGGTATTATACATAGATTAGATAAAAATACTACAGGATTAATGATCATAGCAAAAAATATGAATTCATATATGTTTTTAAAAAAAGAATTAAAAAAACATAATATTATTAGAGAATATGAAGCGATTGTAAATGGAATAATTAAAAAAAATGGGATAATTAATTATCCAATAAAACGTATATATAAAAAAAATCATGTTTATATGAAAATTCATTCATTAGGTAAAAAAGCAATAACAAAATATTTTATAAAAAATATTTTTAGAAATCACACTTATTTAAGAATTAGATTAAAAACAGGAAGAACACATCAAATTAGAGTTCATTTATCATATATTCAAAATAGTATTGTTGGAGATCCAGTTTATAAACAATTTAAAAATAATTATATAATTAATAAATTTTATAAAAATAAAATTAATAAAATAATTCAAAGACAAGCTTTACATGCTTGTTATCTAAAATTTAAACATCCATTCTATAATATAGACATTAAATTATACTCAAAATTACCAAATGACATAAATAATTTAATTAATTTTTTAAAAAAAGATAAAATTTAA
- a CDS encoding S4 domain-containing protein, translated as MKYINLTLKVCSIYNQQRLDVFLNKKIIQFSRSQIKKIIINNNVKINNNIINIPKKKFF; from the coding sequence ATGAAATATATAAATTTAACATTAAAAGTTTGTTCAATATATAATCAACAAAGATTAGATGTATTTCTTAATAAGAAAATTATACAATTTTCAAGATCACAAATAAAAAAAATTATAATTAATAATAATGTAAAAATAAATAATAATATTATAAATATTCCTAAAAAAAAATTTTTTTAG
- the thrA gene encoding bifunctional aspartate kinase/homoserine dehydrogenase I produces the protein MRVLKFGGTSLKNAERFLLVTNIIKRIYLKNEKIAVVLSAPANITNILEKMIEKSIKEKNYKQDIIYLKDFFIKIVNNFKENIKNLDINIINNKINKIINKIEKLLNGINLINYCPDIIKAKILSQGEKFSIILLEYLLTIKKYRIFIISPKKYLLAYGNYLESTVDINLTSKNIQNINLTNIDIMLMPGFSAVNKKKQTVLLGRNGSDYSAAILAVCLKAKCCEIWTDVDGIYTADPNIIPNTQLLKFISYKEAIALAYFGAKVIHYKTLAPILKKNIPCIIKNIVNLNSDGTIINNFNIKNHILPKIKGVTELKNISILNIYGDKNKQIKSIISRILFFVFNLKISIYFITQSSEDCNINILLSNKNLNKLKNLLEDEFYLELKYNLIKSIKIIKNLSLITLVNNNINHSTNIISKFLNIFKITNINIFAISQNIFQNYISVAIKEKYAKNIIEITHKILFHKEKILEIFIIGTGSIGSTLLKQIYQNKCYFKNKNIFLKICSIINTKNFLFNFNGLNIENWKKEIKNNTYDNIIKKLLKKSKTYKFINPVIIDCTSSQEVADQYINFLYHGFNIIATNKKANSTTIEYYNQIRFTASKLNLKFYYETNVGAGLPVINTLQNILKTGDKIINFIGILSGSLSFIFGKLEEGVTLSQSIIMAQKMGFTEPDPRTDLTGIDVARKLLILAREIGFNIELNDIIIESIIPDKFNKQKSLTKFFNSLAEIDKIYIKKIKEAREDNKVLRYIGSINSQGVCKVKIIKINNNHPFFEIKNGENSFAFYTNYYKPYPLVLRGYGAGNNVTAAGVLIDLLRLI, from the coding sequence ATGAGAGTATTGAAATTTGGTGGGACATCTTTAAAAAATGCAGAAAGATTTTTATTAGTAACTAATATAATTAAACGTATTTATTTAAAAAATGAAAAAATAGCTGTAGTCCTATCTGCTCCCGCAAATATTACAAATATTTTAGAAAAAATGATAGAAAAATCTATAAAAGAAAAAAATTATAAACAAGATATAATTTATCTAAAAGATTTTTTTATAAAAATAGTCAATAATTTTAAAGAAAATATAAAAAATCTAGATATTAATATTATAAATAATAAAATAAATAAAATTATTAATAAAATAGAAAAATTATTAAATGGTATTAATTTAATTAATTATTGTCCTGATATTATCAAAGCAAAAATTTTATCACAAGGTGAAAAATTTTCTATTATTTTATTAGAATATTTATTAACAATAAAAAAATATAGAATATTTATCATCTCTCCTAAGAAATATTTATTAGCATATGGAAATTATTTAGAATCTACAGTAGATATTAATTTAACTTCAAAAAATATTCAAAATATTAATTTAACAAATATTGATATAATGTTAATGCCTGGTTTTTCTGCTGTTAATAAAAAAAAACAAACAGTTTTATTAGGTAGAAATGGTTCTGATTATTCTGCTGCAATATTAGCTGTTTGTTTAAAAGCTAAATGTTGTGAAATTTGGACTGATGTAGATGGTATATACACAGCAGATCCAAATATAATACCAAATACACAATTATTAAAATTTATTTCTTATAAAGAAGCTATAGCATTAGCATATTTTGGTGCAAAAGTGATTCATTATAAAACTTTAGCCCCGATATTAAAGAAAAATATACCTTGTATTATTAAAAATATAGTTAATTTAAACTCAGACGGTACTATAATTAATAATTTTAATATTAAAAACCATATTTTACCAAAAATTAAAGGAGTTACAGAATTAAAAAATATATCAATATTAAATATATATGGAGATAAAAATAAACAAATTAAAAGTATTATATCAAGAATATTATTTTTTGTATTTAATTTAAAAATATCTATTTATTTTATTACTCAATCTTCAGAAGATTGTAATATCAATATTTTACTATCAAATAAAAATTTAAATAAATTAAAGAATTTATTAGAAGATGAATTTTATTTAGAATTAAAATATAATTTGATTAAATCAATTAAAATAATTAAAAATTTATCATTAATTACATTAGTAAATAATAATATTAATCACTCTACAAATATAATTTCTAAATTTTTAAATATTTTTAAAATAACAAATATTAACATATTTGCTATATCACAAAATATTTTTCAAAATTATATCTCTGTTGCGATAAAAGAAAAATATGCAAAAAATATTATAGAAATAACACATAAAATATTATTTCATAAAGAAAAAATATTAGAAATTTTTATAATAGGTACTGGAAGTATTGGGAGTACTTTATTAAAACAAATTTATCAAAATAAATGTTATTTTAAAAATAAAAATATTTTTTTAAAAATTTGTAGTATTATAAATACAAAAAATTTTTTATTTAATTTTAATGGTCTTAATATAGAAAATTGGAAAAAAGAAATCAAAAATAATACTTATGACAATATAATAAAAAAATTATTAAAAAAATCTAAAACATATAAATTTATTAATCCAGTAATTATTGATTGTACTTCTTCACAAGAAGTTGCAGATCAATATATAAATTTTTTATATCATGGTTTTAATATAATTGCTACTAATAAAAAAGCAAATTCTACCACAATAGAATATTATAATCAAATACGTTTTACAGCAAGTAAATTAAATTTAAAATTTTATTATGAAACAAATGTTGGAGCTGGATTACCAGTAATTAATACACTACAAAATATTTTAAAAACAGGTGATAAAATTATTAATTTTATTGGAATTTTATCTGGTTCACTTTCGTTTATTTTTGGTAAATTAGAAGAAGGTGTTACTTTATCTCAATCAATAATAATGGCTCAAAAAATGGGTTTTACAGAACCAGATCCACGAACAGATCTTACAGGAATAGATGTAGCTAGAAAATTACTTATATTAGCTAGAGAAATTGGTTTTAATATAGAATTAAATGATATTATTATTGAATCAATTATTCCTGATAAATTTAATAAACAAAAATCTCTTACAAAATTTTTTAATTCTTTAGCAGAAATAGATAAAATTTATATAAAAAAAATTAAAGAAGCAAGAGAGGATAATAAGGTATTACGTTATATTGGAAGTATAAATTCACAAGGTGTGTGCAAAGTAAAAATTATAAAAATTAACAATAATCATCCATTTTTTGAAATAAAAAATGGAGAAAATTCTTTTGCTTTTTATACTAATTATTATAAACCATACCCTTTAGTACTAAGAGGATATGGAGCTGGTAATAATGTTACTGCTGCAGGAGTCTTAATTGATCTATTACGTTTAATTTAA